CAAATGCGGGTAAATCAACCTTTATTCGTCAAGTATCAGCTGCGACCCCTAAAGTTGCCGATTATCCATTTACTACCTTAGTGCCAAACTTAGGTGTGGTCGATATTGGTCGTCATCGTTCGTTTGTGATGGCAGATATTCCAGGGTTGATTGAAGGCGCATCAGAAGGCGCAGGTCTTGGTATTCGCTTCTTAAAGCATGTGGCACGCACACGCCGTCTGCTACATATTGTTGATATTCAACCGCTTGATGGTAGTGACCCAGTACAAAATGCGCGTATTATTTTTAATGAGCTTGAGCGTTTTTCACCAGAGCTAGCGAATTTGCCACAGATTTTGATCTTGAATAAAATCGATCAAATAGTTGATGCAGACGAGTTAAATGAGCTTTGCGAACATATTATTGCTGAGCTTGACTGGACAGGCGCTGTGTTTCGTACCTCAACCTTAACAGGTGAGGGTGTTGATCCGGTTAAATACCATTTGATGAATGAGATTGAACTTGAGCGCGAGCGTGAGTTAGAATTTCCAGAATTTGCTGAAGCACAAAGAGCACGCTTTGAGCGTTTAGAAATAGAGGTGCGCCGTAATACAGAAGCACAGCGCGAAGCCTATCGTGCGGCTCGTAAAGCACAACGTGAAGGTACTGACTTGCCTGACGACGATAGCTTTGATGGTGAAGCTTTCGATGATGACGATGATGGTGTCGAAGTGATTTACGCCCCGTAATGTGTACCTTATAAATATGTACCTTATAAAAGAAGATATCTGCTAGTTTGCAGAGTCTTCTTTTATAGAGCAGTGGTTTATTTTTAGACTTATTTTAAAACCTATCCCGCAATATACAGGAGTTTTTATGGCAGGTGACATCGAGCAAACGACCGAAGAAGCAAGGTTTATGACGCAAACCCGCAACTTTGATATTAAGCGCGTTATTGTCAAGATTGGCTCATCATTATTAACCAATAATGGGCGTGGGCTGGATCGAACTGCCATTTACGAGTGGGCAAAGCAGATTGCAAAACTGCATAATAAGGGTATGGAAGTCATTCTTGTA
This genomic window from Psychrobacter urativorans contains:
- the cgtA gene encoding Obg family GTPase CgtA, yielding MRFIDEAIVTVKAGDGGNGIASFRREKYVPRGGPDGGDGGTGGDIYVIAEDNTNTLVDYRYTRRYDAMRGENGHSRNCSGKGSDDVFLPVPVGTTVIDTETDEVLGDMTEIGQTFLIAKGGDGGLGNTHFKSSTNQAPRKATSGFEGELKVLKFELKVVADVGLIGLPNAGKSTFIRQVSAATPKVADYPFTTLVPNLGVVDIGRHRSFVMADIPGLIEGASEGAGLGIRFLKHVARTRRLLHIVDIQPLDGSDPVQNARIIFNELERFSPELANLPQILILNKIDQIVDADELNELCEHIIAELDWTGAVFRTSTLTGEGVDPVKYHLMNEIELERERELEFPEFAEAQRARFERLEIEVRRNTEAQREAYRAARKAQREGTDLPDDDSFDGEAFDDDDDGVEVIYAP